From Raphanus sativus cultivar WK10039 unplaced genomic scaffold, ASM80110v3 Scaffold1354, whole genome shotgun sequence, a single genomic window includes:
- the LOC108820627 gene encoding glycosyltransferase BC10-like isoform X2 codes for MTRKSVSSRRGVVWLGWKLVIAFSVSLCLLALLRIQMQYRSPVTTTLSVAAGSRDDITLRDYYYSGDRRRPKGVDEANFSVYVHSVPGFVFNEETTRSKFFYYRQLNNSIKVKWGESSMIAAERLLFASALEDHSNQRFVLLSDRCAPLYDFDYIYRYVISSPRSFVDSFLHTKETRYSVNMSSVIPEEKWRKGSQWISVIRSHAEVIVNDDIVFPVFKKFCKRAPPLGSEEAWLFFRQNRRNCIPDEHYVQTLLTMRGLESEMERRTLTYTVWNVSGSKYETQTWHPVTFTFENSGPGQIKEIKKIDHVYYETESRTEWCKADSEPVPCFIFARKFTEGAAMRLVREGLIGSSKNITL; via the exons ATGACGAGGAAATCGGTGTCGTCGCGCCGCGGCGTCGTGTGGCTCGGGTGGAAGCTCGTGATCGCCTTCTCCGTCTCCCTGTGCCTTCTCGCTCTCCTCAGGATCCAAATGCAGTACCGTTCCCCCGTCACGACGACACTCTCCGTGGCGGCGGGATCTCGTGATGATATCACGCTCCGTGATTACTACTACTCCGGCGACCGTCGTCGTCCGAAG GGTGTTGATGAGGCGAATTTCTCTGTTTATGTACATTCAGTACCTGGTTTCGTGTTTAATGAGGAAACCACCAGATCCAAGTTTTTCTATTATCGTCAGTTGAACAATAGCATCAAG GTAAAATGGGGAGAATCCAGCATGATTGCGGCTGAGAGATTGTTGTTTGCTTCTGCTTTAGAGGATCACTCAAATCAAAGATTTGTTCTTCTCTCTGACAG ATGTGCTCCGTTATATGACTTTGACTATATATACAGATATGTTATCTCGTCACCGAGGAGTTTTGTGGATAG TTTTCTTCATACTAAAGAGACACGGTACAGTGTGAATATGTCTTCTGTCATACCTGAAGAGAAATGGCGAAAAGGTTCCCAG TGGATATCTGTGATCAGAAGTCATGCAGAGGTCATTGTTAATGATGATATCGTATTCCcagtttttaagaaattttgCAAG AGAGCTCCACCTTTAGGTTCCGAAGAGGCATGGTTGTTTTTT AGACAGAACCGGCGCAACTGCATCCCTGATGAACACTATGTGCAAACATTGCTTACG ATGCGTGGACTAGAGAGTGAAATGGAACGAAGAACACTGACATATACTGTATGGAACGTTTCGGGTTCAAAATATGAAACCCAAACTTGGCATCCCGTCACTTTCACATTTGAAAACTCTGGCCCTGGCCAAATAAAGGAAATAAAG AAAATAGACCATGTCTATTACGAGACTGAATCACGAACAGAATGGTGCAAGGCAGACTCAGAACCCGTCCCATGCTTTATCTTTGCAAGGAAATTCACTGAAGGAGCCGCAATGCGCCTTGTGAGGGAAGGACTAATAGGATCGTCTAAAAACATAACTTTATAA
- the LOC108820627 gene encoding glycosyltransferase BC10-like isoform X3, with translation MTRKSVSSRRGVVWLGWKLVIAFSVSLCLLALLRIQMQYRSPVTTTLSVAAGSRDDITLRDYYYSGDRRRPKVAFLFLARRDLPLDFLWDSFFKGVDEANFSVYVHSVPGFVFNEETTRSKFFYYRQLNNSIKVKWGESSMIAAERLLFASALEDHSNQRFVLLSDSFLHTKETRYSVNMSSVIPEEKWRKGSQWISVIRSHAEVIVNDDIVFPVFKKFCKRAPPLGSEEAWLFFRQNRRNCIPDEHYVQTLLTMRGLESEMERRTLTYTVWNVSGSKYETQTWHPVTFTFENSGPGQIKEIKKIDHVYYETESRTEWCKADSEPVPCFIFARKFTEGAAMRLVREGLIGSSKNITL, from the exons ATGACGAGGAAATCGGTGTCGTCGCGCCGCGGCGTCGTGTGGCTCGGGTGGAAGCTCGTGATCGCCTTCTCCGTCTCCCTGTGCCTTCTCGCTCTCCTCAGGATCCAAATGCAGTACCGTTCCCCCGTCACGACGACACTCTCCGTGGCGGCGGGATCTCGTGATGATATCACGCTCCGTGATTACTACTACTCCGGCGACCGTCGTCGTCCGAAGGTCGCTTTCCTTTTCTTAGCTCGGCGTGATCTCCCGCTTGACTTTCTATGGGATAGTTTCTTCAAG GGTGTTGATGAGGCGAATTTCTCTGTTTATGTACATTCAGTACCTGGTTTCGTGTTTAATGAGGAAACCACCAGATCCAAGTTTTTCTATTATCGTCAGTTGAACAATAGCATCAAG GTAAAATGGGGAGAATCCAGCATGATTGCGGCTGAGAGATTGTTGTTTGCTTCTGCTTTAGAGGATCACTCAAATCAAAGATTTGTTCTTCTCTCTGACAG TTTTCTTCATACTAAAGAGACACGGTACAGTGTGAATATGTCTTCTGTCATACCTGAAGAGAAATGGCGAAAAGGTTCCCAG TGGATATCTGTGATCAGAAGTCATGCAGAGGTCATTGTTAATGATGATATCGTATTCCcagtttttaagaaattttgCAAG AGAGCTCCACCTTTAGGTTCCGAAGAGGCATGGTTGTTTTTT AGACAGAACCGGCGCAACTGCATCCCTGATGAACACTATGTGCAAACATTGCTTACG ATGCGTGGACTAGAGAGTGAAATGGAACGAAGAACACTGACATATACTGTATGGAACGTTTCGGGTTCAAAATATGAAACCCAAACTTGGCATCCCGTCACTTTCACATTTGAAAACTCTGGCCCTGGCCAAATAAAGGAAATAAAG AAAATAGACCATGTCTATTACGAGACTGAATCACGAACAGAATGGTGCAAGGCAGACTCAGAACCCGTCCCATGCTTTATCTTTGCAAGGAAATTCACTGAAGGAGCCGCAATGCGCCTTGTGAGGGAAGGACTAATAGGATCGTCTAAAAACATAACTTTATAA
- the LOC108820627 gene encoding glycosyltransferase BC10-like isoform X1, translating to MTRKSVSSRRGVVWLGWKLVIAFSVSLCLLALLRIQMQYRSPVTTTLSVAAGSRDDITLRDYYYSGDRRRPKVAFLFLARRDLPLDFLWDSFFKGVDEANFSVYVHSVPGFVFNEETTRSKFFYYRQLNNSIKVKWGESSMIAAERLLFASALEDHSNQRFVLLSDRCAPLYDFDYIYRYVISSPRSFVDSFLHTKETRYSVNMSSVIPEEKWRKGSQWISVIRSHAEVIVNDDIVFPVFKKFCKRAPPLGSEEAWLFFRQNRRNCIPDEHYVQTLLTMRGLESEMERRTLTYTVWNVSGSKYETQTWHPVTFTFENSGPGQIKEIKKIDHVYYETESRTEWCKADSEPVPCFIFARKFTEGAAMRLVREGLIGSSKNITL from the exons ATGACGAGGAAATCGGTGTCGTCGCGCCGCGGCGTCGTGTGGCTCGGGTGGAAGCTCGTGATCGCCTTCTCCGTCTCCCTGTGCCTTCTCGCTCTCCTCAGGATCCAAATGCAGTACCGTTCCCCCGTCACGACGACACTCTCCGTGGCGGCGGGATCTCGTGATGATATCACGCTCCGTGATTACTACTACTCCGGCGACCGTCGTCGTCCGAAGGTCGCTTTCCTTTTCTTAGCTCGGCGTGATCTCCCGCTTGACTTTCTATGGGATAGTTTCTTCAAG GGTGTTGATGAGGCGAATTTCTCTGTTTATGTACATTCAGTACCTGGTTTCGTGTTTAATGAGGAAACCACCAGATCCAAGTTTTTCTATTATCGTCAGTTGAACAATAGCATCAAG GTAAAATGGGGAGAATCCAGCATGATTGCGGCTGAGAGATTGTTGTTTGCTTCTGCTTTAGAGGATCACTCAAATCAAAGATTTGTTCTTCTCTCTGACAG ATGTGCTCCGTTATATGACTTTGACTATATATACAGATATGTTATCTCGTCACCGAGGAGTTTTGTGGATAG TTTTCTTCATACTAAAGAGACACGGTACAGTGTGAATATGTCTTCTGTCATACCTGAAGAGAAATGGCGAAAAGGTTCCCAG TGGATATCTGTGATCAGAAGTCATGCAGAGGTCATTGTTAATGATGATATCGTATTCCcagtttttaagaaattttgCAAG AGAGCTCCACCTTTAGGTTCCGAAGAGGCATGGTTGTTTTTT AGACAGAACCGGCGCAACTGCATCCCTGATGAACACTATGTGCAAACATTGCTTACG ATGCGTGGACTAGAGAGTGAAATGGAACGAAGAACACTGACATATACTGTATGGAACGTTTCGGGTTCAAAATATGAAACCCAAACTTGGCATCCCGTCACTTTCACATTTGAAAACTCTGGCCCTGGCCAAATAAAGGAAATAAAG AAAATAGACCATGTCTATTACGAGACTGAATCACGAACAGAATGGTGCAAGGCAGACTCAGAACCCGTCCCATGCTTTATCTTTGCAAGGAAATTCACTGAAGGAGCCGCAATGCGCCTTGTGAGGGAAGGACTAATAGGATCGTCTAAAAACATAACTTTATAA
- the LOC108834017 gene encoding uncharacterized protein LOC108834017 has translation MSPLQSYSMFFSILIIILLQSSPTSSQSHLCRSSCGNIPINYPFAIDDGCGSPYYRHMLICSDNNTKLQLRTPSGKYPVKSISYSDPHLLLSDPYMWSCQDRDNFRPTRSFSIDSSTHFTVSLQNDYLFFNCDPEKVIVEPKPLYCERFPDRCDSSCDSSSYLCRHLPECGGSVLGSRVSCCSYYPKATQSLRLMLQNCATYTSVYWRSNGAGNGPYDQVAEYGIRVDFEFPVTMKCLLCQETTKGGGVCGFDTKTHEFLCLCKQGNVTTYCKDPNFEKHKRIGAVAGTVTAVSSAGAIGVVGGIFWYLRKVRAKAPVTCGVQSNENRIF, from the exons ATGTCTCCACTTCAGTCCTACTCAATGTTCTTCTCCATTCTCATAATCATCCTTCTTCAATCATCACCAACATCATCCCAATCACATCTCTGCAGATCTTCTTGCGGCAACATTCCAATAAACTACCCTTTCGCCATCGACGACGGTTGTGGAAGCCCTTATTACCGTCACATGCTCATCTGCTCCGACAACAACACCAAACTCCAACTCAGAACGCCATCCGGTAAATACCCTGTTAAATCCATAAGCTACTCTGATCCTCACCTTCTTCTCTCGGACCCATACATGTGGAGCTGTCAAGATCGAGACAACTTTCGACCAACGAGATCTTTCAGCATCGACTCAAGCACACACTTCACTGTCTCCCTTCAAAACGACTACTTGTTCTTCAACTGTGATCCAGAGAAAGTCATCGTCGAGCCTAAACCGCTCTACTGCGAGAGGTTTCCCGATAGATGCGACTCGTCGTGCGATAGCTCGAGCTACCTGTGCAGGCATTTGCCTGAGTGTGGTGGATCGGTGTTAGGGTCTAGGGTTTCTTGTTGCTCGTATTACCCGAAAGCGACTCAGTCTCTTAGGCTGATGCTACAGAACTGCGCGACGTATACGAGTGTGTATTGGAGGAGTAATGGTGCGGGGAATGGGCCGTACGATCAGGTTGCGGAGTATGGGATTAGGGTTGATTTCGAGTTTCCGGTTACTATGAAGTGCCTTCTTTGCCAAGAAACGACTAAAGGTGGTGGAGTTTGTGGATTTGATACGAAGACGCATGAGTTCTTGTGTCTTTGCAAACAAGGCAATGTCACTACTTACTGTAAAG ATCCTAACTTCGAAAAGCATAAACGCATTGGAGCAGTCGCAG GAACGGTGACGGCGGTTTCATCGGCCGGAGCTATTGGCGTTGTGGGTGGAATCTTTTGGTACTTGAGGAAAGTGAGAGCCAAAGCTCCAGTCACTTGTGGAGTTCAAAGCAATGAGAACAGAATCTTCTAA
- the LOC108834016 gene encoding uncharacterized protein LOC108834016 produces the protein MNDLENEEKPTNDQSGHVAEPAMSAAAAAMDGVAALRSVFQRVNQAAEKAGRASDRIRVVAVSKTKPVSLIRQVYDAGHRSFGENYVQEIIEKAPQLPEDIEWHFIGNLQSNKVKPLLTGVPNLVMVESVDDEKIANMLDRVVGNMGRKPLKVLVQVNTSGEESKFGVEPSGCVGLAKHVKEACSNLEFSGLMTIGMADYTSTPENFKMLAKCRSEVCEELGIPEEQCELSMGMSGDFELAIELGSTNVRIGSTIFGAREYPKKK, from the exons ATGAACGATCTCGAAAACGAAGAGAAGCCCACGAACGATCAGTCAGGACACGTGGCGGAACCGGCTATGTCAGCAGCGGCAGCAGCAATGGATGGTGTGGCGGCTTTACGATCTGTGTTCCAGCGGGTGAACCAGGCGGCGGAGAAAGCGGGTCGCGCGTCGGATCGGATACGGGTCGTGGCTGTAAGCAAGACGAAGCCAGTTTCTCTGATCCGTCAAGTATACGACGCTGGGCACAGGTCGTTCGGAGAGAACTATGTGCAAGAGATCATCGAGAAGGCTCCTCAG CTTCCTGAAGATATAGAGTGGCATTTCATTGGGAACTTGCAGAGCAACAAAGTGAAGCCTTTGCTAA CTGGAGTGCCTAATCTTGTGATGGTGGAAAGTGTGGACGATGAGAAG ATTGCGAATATGCTTGATCGTGTGGTTGGAAACATGGGAAGAAAGCCTCTGAAGGTCTTGGTCCAAGTGAATACCAGTGGCGAAGAGT CGAAATTCGGCGTGGAACCCTCGGGATGCGTAGGACTAGCAAAGCACGTGAAGGAAGCCTGCTCGAATCTTGAGTTTTCTGGTTTGATGACGATAGGGATGGCTGATTACACCTCAACCCCAGAGAACTTCAAG ATGCTTGCGAAATGCAGAAGTGAAGTGTGCGAGGAGCTTGGAATACCGGAGGAGCAGTGCGAGCTATCGATGGGGATGTCCGGCGACTTTGAGTTAGCC ATTGAACTGGGAAGCACAAACGTGAGAATCGGATCGACCATCTTCGGGGCGAGAGAGTATCCTAAGAAAAAGTGA